In one window of Tellurirhabdus rosea DNA:
- a CDS encoding SusC/RagA family TonB-linked outer membrane protein, translating to MVRNLWVFVCLLFSVTLAVAQERTLSGRVTTGPENAPLPGANVVAKGSSRGTTTDADGAFRLTVPGDTRQLVISSVGHNTQEVEIGTQTVFNVKLQEDSRQLNEVVVTALGIRQEKRALNYSLQEVKADEIIRAREPNVVNALNGKAAGVQIISQGGSPGAAASINIRGKSSFQGNSQPLFVVDGIPVNNSYRSTGLSSSVDNSNRAVDINPDDIESISVLKGPAATALYGIQAGSGVVLITTKKGSRSDTRRTTVTFNSTASVEQVNKLFPLQDVYAQGTNGAYSDAPGQTFIFGPRISDLRYSSSLTDPRYPQGKIVPATDPTANASAPVQVFDNQRNFYQTGRTFNNHLSISSGNRNGNLYFSIGRLTQEGVIPLNTFDRTTAKLSGETELSPKLRLSSSLTYINSGGQRVGRGDNFVGVTQGIYRTPPHFDIFNGQDDPTNPVAFQFPNGSQRHYRNQNQIDGMNPADAGLGPDSPLWTINKNPYRDRVDRLQGYVQLNYQILPWLGAMFRAGADVFADRRVHAFDIGSFGGDGRFGRIFEDTYINKTFNTDFLLTADKKFGDIGLTALVGHNFFNNDETRSYLDGNTFNQPGLFNISNATVIANPLQSRFRRRTFAAFASAKLDYQGWAFLEGTVRNEWASTLPEQNNSFLYPSVSGGVILTDALKLNSSVLSYLKIRGSYAQVGNIPEPYQTETFYVRASASDGFGNGISFPIRGSNIGGSTLGNQIGNPDLLPENNSTLEFGADLGFFENRIRLDATYYRSRNRNQIIAVPMASSSGFTSKRINAGELENKGIEAILTVIPVKTSSFQWEASFNFTRNRNLVVSTVNNEPILLPGFGTIFQPRLVPGQQFGVFYGSGWRRNEAGQILIGNDGFPIRQDNLLIGNPNPDFLLGIRNSLSFKGLTLSFLWDIRQGGDVWNGTEAVLTNIGATMRTLERGQQRVFEGVRQDGTPNTQAVTLTQANWFQANGRATGAAGVHEQFIEDASWVRLRDVNLSYRLPAKWFGNGLVKGVELTAFGRNLLLFTKYSGVDPENSLYGLSPAQGLDYFGNPNTRSAGLSLNATF from the coding sequence ATGGTCAGAAATCTATGGGTATTTGTGTGCCTGCTTTTTTCGGTGACGCTGGCGGTGGCCCAGGAACGGACGCTGAGCGGGCGCGTCACGACCGGACCGGAGAACGCGCCGCTTCCGGGGGCAAACGTGGTGGCGAAAGGATCGTCCCGCGGTACCACCACCGACGCCGACGGAGCCTTCCGGCTCACCGTTCCGGGCGATACGCGGCAGCTGGTCATTTCGTCGGTCGGACACAACACGCAGGAGGTGGAGATTGGCACGCAGACGGTTTTCAATGTCAAACTGCAAGAGGATTCCCGCCAGCTGAACGAGGTGGTGGTGACGGCCCTGGGCATCCGGCAGGAAAAGCGGGCACTGAACTACTCGCTGCAGGAAGTTAAGGCGGACGAAATCATCCGCGCCCGCGAGCCGAACGTGGTCAACGCCCTCAACGGAAAAGCCGCCGGGGTGCAGATCATCAGCCAGGGCGGTTCGCCGGGGGCGGCGGCTTCCATCAACATCCGGGGCAAATCGTCGTTTCAGGGCAACAGCCAGCCCTTGTTTGTCGTGGACGGCATTCCGGTCAACAACTCCTACCGCTCGACCGGGCTTTCGTCTTCGGTAGACAACTCGAACCGCGCCGTCGATATCAACCCGGATGATATCGAGTCGATTTCGGTGTTGAAAGGTCCGGCCGCCACGGCGCTGTACGGCATTCAGGCGGGCAGCGGCGTGGTGCTCATCACGACCAAAAAAGGCAGCCGCAGCGATACCCGCCGGACGACCGTGACTTTCAACAGCACGGCTTCCGTGGAGCAGGTGAACAAACTTTTCCCCCTGCAGGACGTGTACGCTCAGGGAACCAACGGCGCCTACAGCGACGCGCCGGGTCAGACGTTCATTTTCGGACCCCGCATCAGCGACCTCCGCTACAGCAGTTCCCTGACCGACCCGCGTTATCCGCAGGGCAAGATTGTGCCGGCGACGGACCCCACGGCCAACGCCAGCGCGCCGGTGCAGGTGTTCGACAACCAGCGGAATTTCTACCAGACCGGCCGGACCTTCAACAACCACCTCAGCATCAGCAGCGGCAACCGGAACGGCAACCTGTATTTCTCCATCGGTCGGCTGACGCAGGAAGGCGTTATTCCGCTCAATACCTTCGACCGGACCACGGCGAAGCTGTCCGGCGAGACCGAACTGAGTCCGAAACTGCGGCTGTCGTCCTCGCTGACCTACATCAATTCGGGCGGCCAGCGCGTGGGCCGGGGCGACAACTTTGTGGGCGTCACCCAGGGCATTTACCGGACGCCGCCGCATTTTGATATTTTCAACGGGCAGGACGATCCGACGAACCCCGTCGCTTTCCAGTTCCCGAACGGCTCGCAGCGACACTACCGCAACCAGAACCAGATCGACGGCATGAACCCCGCCGACGCCGGACTGGGGCCCGACAGCCCGCTTTGGACGATCAACAAAAACCCGTACCGCGACCGCGTGGACCGGCTTCAGGGCTACGTGCAGCTGAATTACCAGATTCTGCCGTGGCTGGGAGCCATGTTCCGGGCCGGGGCCGATGTGTTTGCCGACCGCCGGGTCCATGCCTTCGACATCGGTTCCTTCGGCGGCGACGGTCGTTTCGGGCGGATTTTTGAAGATACCTACATCAACAAGACCTTCAACACGGACTTCCTGCTGACGGCCGACAAGAAGTTCGGCGACATCGGCCTGACGGCGCTGGTGGGGCACAACTTCTTCAACAACGACGAAACCCGTTCGTACCTGGACGGCAACACCTTCAACCAGCCGGGGCTGTTCAACATCAGCAACGCGACGGTGATTGCCAACCCGCTGCAGTCGCGGTTCCGCCGGCGGACGTTTGCGGCCTTTGCGAGCGCCAAGCTGGATTACCAGGGCTGGGCTTTCCTGGAAGGAACGGTGCGCAACGAGTGGGCTTCGACGCTGCCCGAGCAGAACAACTCGTTCCTGTACCCATCCGTCAGCGGCGGTGTGATTCTGACCGATGCGCTGAAGCTGAACAGTTCGGTGCTGTCGTACCTGAAGATTCGCGGGTCGTACGCGCAGGTGGGCAACATTCCGGAGCCTTACCAGACCGAGACGTTCTACGTCCGGGCGTCGGCCTCCGATGGCTTCGGCAACGGCATTTCGTTCCCGATTCGGGGCAGCAACATCGGCGGCTCGACGCTGGGCAATCAGATCGGCAATCCGGACCTGCTGCCGGAGAACAACAGCACGCTGGAGTTCGGCGCCGATCTGGGTTTCTTCGAGAACCGGATTCGGCTGGATGCCACCTACTACCGTTCGCGCAACCGGAACCAGATCATCGCCGTGCCGATGGCCTCTTCGTCGGGCTTTACGTCCAAGCGCATCAACGCGGGCGAGCTGGAAAACAAAGGGATTGAAGCCATCCTGACGGTCATTCCGGTCAAAACATCATCATTCCAGTGGGAGGCTTCGTTCAACTTTACGCGCAACCGCAACCTGGTCGTTTCGACGGTCAACAACGAACCCATCCTGCTGCCGGGCTTCGGAACCATCTTCCAGCCGCGGCTGGTGCCGGGGCAGCAGTTCGGCGTCTTCTACGGGTCGGGCTGGCGGCGGAACGAGGCCGGACAAATCCTGATCGGCAACGACGGCTTCCCGATTCGTCAGGACAACCTGCTGATCGGCAACCCGAACCCGGACTTCCTGCTGGGCATCCGCAACTCGCTTTCGTTCAAAGGACTGACGCTTTCGTTCCTCTGGGACATCCGGCAGGGCGGCGACGTCTGGAACGGCACCGAAGCCGTGCTGACCAACATCGGCGCGACGATGCGGACGCTGGAACGGGGCCAGCAGCGCGTGTTTGAAGGTGTTCGTCAGGACGGCACGCCCAATACCCAGGCCGTGACGCTGACGCAGGCCAACTGGTTCCAGGCCAACGGCCGGGCCACGGGAGCCGCCGGGGTGCACGAGCAGTTCATCGAAGACGCTTCCTGGGTTCGACTGCGGGACGTGAACCTGAGCTACCGCCTGCCCGCCAAATGGTTCGGCAACGGGCTGGTGAAAGGCGTTGAACTGACCGCTTTCGGCCGTAACCTGCTGCTGTTCACGAAGTATTCCGGCGTGGACCCCGAAAACAGCCTCTACGGCCTGAGCCCGGCCCAGGGCCTCGATTACTTCGGCAACCCGAACACCCGCAGCGCAGGCCTTAGCCTGAATGCGACGTTTTAA
- a CDS encoding DUF4260 domain-containing protein — MKTLLKLEEFTQFILSIFLFNQLPFAWWWYPALILLPDVGMLGYLVNPRVGALTYNLLHHKGIAVLVGMAGLLTAQPVLTLSGILLYGHASMDRLMGYGLKYPDNFKHTHLGQLNGRTETPSADNVLSF; from the coding sequence ATGAAAACGCTGCTGAAGCTAGAAGAATTTACCCAATTTATTCTATCTATTTTCTTGTTTAATCAATTGCCTTTCGCCTGGTGGTGGTATCCGGCCCTGATCCTGCTTCCGGACGTGGGCATGCTCGGCTACCTGGTCAATCCCCGCGTCGGTGCGCTGACCTACAACCTGTTGCACCACAAAGGAATCGCCGTTCTGGTCGGCATGGCCGGTTTGCTGACCGCCCAGCCGGTGCTTACGCTGAGCGGAATTCTTCTGTACGGCCACGCGAGCATGGACCGCCTGATGGGCTACGGCCTGAAATATCCGGACAACTTCAAACACACTCACCTCGGCCAGCTGAACGGCCGGACCGAAACCCCGTCCGCAGACAACGTCCTTTCCTTCTGA
- a CDS encoding NAD(P)H-binding protein codes for MNNQPETLILGATGSIGYAFTQNLLDRGLPVTILVRNRSKAANLFPNAPTLTIVEGDAQDGELLKKLATGKAFLFHGLNYPYDKWFGNMDTVTQKVIDAAAVSRATLIFPGNIYNFGLMREPIREDSRPAPCSRKGGLRVELEKMLEEAARAGRCRVLTVRLPDFWGPNVMNAGVRPVFENAPRGKSLPWLATIEVPHQAVYTVDAAEIIARLMLRPQPAAAYEVWNYGGQVFPSMRWFFGQVAQEAGKPLKTMVMGRFAIRLLGLFIPVLREVKEMLYLYENAVVMDDTKVRQAFPDFRETPLHLAIRQTLDWFAAGGQTAANRGKTAAVAS; via the coding sequence ATGAACAACCAACCTGAAACCCTCATCCTCGGCGCTACCGGCAGCATCGGTTATGCCTTCACGCAGAATCTGCTCGACCGCGGCCTGCCCGTGACCATTCTCGTCCGCAACCGTTCGAAGGCGGCAAACCTGTTTCCCAACGCCCCTACCCTGACCATTGTCGAAGGCGATGCGCAGGACGGCGAACTGCTCAAAAAGCTGGCGACCGGCAAGGCTTTTCTTTTTCACGGCCTCAATTATCCCTACGACAAATGGTTCGGCAACATGGACACGGTGACGCAAAAAGTGATCGATGCCGCCGCCGTCAGCCGGGCGACCCTTATTTTTCCGGGCAACATTTACAATTTCGGACTCATGCGGGAGCCGATTCGGGAAGACAGCCGCCCGGCTCCCTGTTCGCGGAAAGGAGGTCTGCGGGTCGAACTGGAAAAAATGCTGGAAGAAGCGGCACGGGCCGGGCGCTGCCGGGTGCTGACCGTCCGCCTGCCCGACTTCTGGGGCCCTAATGTGATGAATGCCGGGGTTCGGCCCGTTTTTGAAAACGCCCCTAGGGGCAAGTCGCTGCCCTGGCTAGCGACCATCGAGGTGCCTCACCAGGCCGTTTACACCGTCGATGCGGCCGAAATCATCGCCCGGCTGATGCTCCGGCCCCAGCCCGCCGCGGCCTACGAAGTCTGGAACTACGGCGGGCAAGTGTTTCCTTCGATGCGGTGGTTCTTCGGGCAGGTGGCGCAGGAAGCCGGAAAGCCGCTCAAAACGATGGTCATGGGTCGGTTTGCCATCCGTCTGCTGGGGCTGTTCATCCCGGTGCTGCGGGAAGTGAAAGAAATGCTTTATCTCTACGAAAACGCCGTGGTGATGGACGATACGAAGGTCCGGCAGGCTTTCCCTGACTTTCGGGAGACCCCGCTACATCTGGCGATCCGGCAGACCCTCGACTGGTTTGCCGCCGGGGGACAGACCGCCGCTAACCGCGGGAAGACCGCGGCCGTTGCTTCCTGA
- a CDS encoding AraC family transcriptional regulator: protein MSQHTLSVSSFNLILYGARQRGADPAELCRRIPVDMALLADPDGRVPLSAVQALWREAVAATGDPYLSLRMGELINTVAVGVLAYVMMHCPTLRKSLEKLCQYQDIVCEGVRTEVREEGQLAELILTVTSPDIIYPQHALNSEVSIYLSAIRALTGEPVTVEAMRFAFPAPSDTAEYERVFGTSQITFDAPQTVMVLQRRWLDTPILNASPGLFQLFEQHANAILDKLRTPTLPVRVKQEMVNLLKGEEPTLAAIADRLAMGVRTLQLHLKEAGVTYQQLLDEVRRDMAVKHLRDPHLSTTDIAYLLGFSEPSVFYRSFKKWTGATPREYRVQQAAA from the coding sequence GTGAGCCAGCATACTCTTTCTGTATCGTCTTTCAACCTGATTCTGTACGGTGCCCGGCAGCGGGGAGCCGATCCCGCCGAGCTGTGCCGGAGAATCCCCGTGGACATGGCCCTGCTGGCCGACCCGGACGGACGGGTGCCGCTCTCCGCCGTGCAGGCGCTCTGGCGGGAGGCCGTCGCCGCCACGGGCGACCCCTACCTTTCCCTGCGCATGGGCGAACTCATCAACACGGTGGCCGTGGGCGTGCTGGCGTACGTGATGATGCACTGCCCCACGCTGCGGAAGTCGCTCGAAAAACTGTGCCAGTACCAGGATATCGTCTGCGAAGGCGTCCGGACGGAAGTGCGCGAAGAAGGGCAACTGGCCGAACTCATCCTGACCGTCACCAGCCCCGATATTATCTACCCCCAGCACGCCCTGAACTCCGAAGTGAGCATCTACCTCTCGGCCATTCGCGCCCTGACGGGCGAACCGGTGACCGTCGAGGCGATGCGCTTTGCTTTCCCGGCTCCGTCCGACACCGCCGAGTACGAGCGGGTTTTCGGCACGTCCCAAATTACCTTCGATGCCCCGCAGACGGTGATGGTCCTCCAGCGGCGCTGGCTCGATACGCCCATTCTGAATGCCAGTCCGGGCCTGTTTCAACTGTTCGAGCAGCATGCCAACGCCATTCTGGATAAACTCCGTACGCCGACGCTGCCCGTCCGGGTGAAGCAGGAGATGGTCAACCTGCTGAAAGGCGAGGAGCCGACCCTGGCCGCCATCGCCGACCGGCTCGCGATGGGCGTCCGCACGCTGCAACTGCACCTGAAAGAAGCGGGCGTGACTTACCAGCAACTGCTCGACGAAGTGCGCCGCGACATGGCCGTCAAGCACCTCCGCGACCCGCACCTGAGCACCACGGACATTGCCTACCTGCTGGGTTTTTCTGAGCCGAGCGTTTTCTACCGTTCGTTCAAAAAATGGACCGGGGCCACGCCGCGGGAATACCGCGTCCAGCAGGCCGCCGCGTAA
- a CDS encoding acyltransferase, producing the protein MNTAAVPRPAQSGTPRQPFVSFARGFAILTIVAFHFLQKVSLPPVLGLAVSLGGSGIFVYFFFSGYGLARSSASNWLTFWRKRFIKVLVPYYVALVLIFAVIRFVPIYSVDGLTEYLSHFLLYKMFFLWYTRNLGEHLWFVSTIVQFYLALPLLLRWQSRVRPGRFILGVFLTSLAYSSLIVWLGVDWQRIWFSFFLQYVWVYGLGMAVSRESWLAAWIARPWFIYVGLAALAGVVVILLARYFGSLSGLFNDYFMFLVYASALVLLYRLSCVWTPFQRFIRWVESFSYSLYLTHILVFDLYRYFLHGRALLVLDVLIIALLAVGVAIVFQKFTDRILQLPLFQTDAKAIPAGALIPENRPPSAAVGSRTS; encoded by the coding sequence ATGAATACTGCCGCCGTACCGCGCCCGGCTCAATCGGGAACGCCACGACAACCGTTTGTCAGCTTTGCCCGCGGGTTTGCCATTTTAACCATTGTCGCCTTCCACTTTCTGCAAAAAGTGTCGCTGCCGCCGGTGCTGGGACTGGCCGTCTCACTGGGCGGCTCCGGAATTTTCGTATATTTTTTCTTTTCGGGCTACGGGCTGGCGCGTTCTTCGGCTTCCAACTGGCTCACTTTCTGGCGCAAACGATTCATCAAAGTGCTGGTGCCCTACTACGTGGCGCTGGTCCTGATTTTTGCGGTTATCCGGTTCGTTCCCATTTATTCGGTCGATGGCCTGACGGAATACCTCAGTCATTTTCTGCTGTACAAGATGTTTTTCCTCTGGTACACCCGCAATCTGGGCGAACACCTGTGGTTTGTCTCGACGATTGTGCAGTTTTATCTGGCCCTGCCGCTGCTGCTCCGGTGGCAGTCCCGGGTGCGGCCGGGGCGGTTCATCCTGGGCGTGTTCCTGACCTCGCTCGCCTACAGTTCGCTGATTGTCTGGCTGGGTGTTGACTGGCAGCGAATCTGGTTCAGCTTTTTTCTGCAGTACGTGTGGGTCTACGGTCTGGGCATGGCGGTTTCGCGCGAAAGCTGGCTGGCCGCCTGGATTGCCCGCCCGTGGTTCATCTACGTCGGCCTTGCCGCGCTGGCCGGGGTGGTCGTGATTCTGTTGGCGCGGTACTTCGGTTCCCTGAGCGGGCTTTTCAACGACTATTTCATGTTTCTGGTCTACGCCTCGGCGCTGGTGCTGCTCTACCGCCTGAGTTGCGTCTGGACGCCGTTTCAGCGGTTTATCCGATGGGTGGAGTCGTTTTCGTACTCCCTCTACCTGACGCACATTCTGGTGTTCGACCTGTACCGGTATTTTCTGCACGGCCGCGCGCTGCTGGTGCTGGACGTGCTGATTATCGCCCTGCTAGCGGTTGGGGTCGCGATTGTTTTTCAGAAATTCACGGACCGGATCCTGCAACTGCCCCTTTTTCAGACAGATGCTAAGGCAATCCCAGCCGGTGCCTTAATTCCTGAAAATAGGCCACCGAGTGCCGCAGTCGGCTCCCGTACCAGCTGA
- a CDS encoding helical backbone metal receptor, whose product MHPQRIISLVPSQTELLFDLGVEDRLVGLTKFCIHPADKVKLKTVVGGTKTLHMDRIHALRPDLILANKEENTREEIEELQRLYPVHVTDITTLEDALAMIRTVGGLVGASEKANGLAEVLAADFRKLSVAAAETAPRVAYFIWRKPWMAAAADTFIDHLLRAAGFRNAFAGQSRYPELTEADIRAARPDAVFLSSEPYPFGEKHRAELRALCPEAEILLVDGELFSWYGSRLRHSVAYFQELRHRLGLP is encoded by the coding sequence ATGCATCCCCAGCGCATCATTTCCCTCGTTCCGTCGCAGACCGAGCTCCTTTTCGATCTGGGCGTCGAAGACCGGCTGGTCGGCCTGACCAAATTCTGCATTCATCCCGCCGACAAAGTGAAGCTCAAAACGGTGGTCGGCGGCACCAAAACGCTCCATATGGACCGGATTCACGCCCTCAGGCCGGACCTGATTCTTGCCAATAAAGAAGAAAATACGCGTGAAGAAATTGAAGAACTACAGCGGCTTTACCCCGTTCACGTGACGGACATTACGACGCTGGAAGACGCGCTGGCGATGATTCGCACCGTCGGGGGGCTGGTCGGGGCGTCCGAAAAAGCGAACGGGCTGGCGGAGGTTCTGGCCGCCGATTTCCGGAAATTGTCGGTCGCCGCGGCCGAAACCGCCCCACGGGTCGCCTATTTCATCTGGCGAAAGCCGTGGATGGCGGCCGCCGCCGACACGTTTATCGACCACCTGCTGCGGGCGGCGGGCTTCCGGAATGCCTTCGCCGGGCAGAGCCGGTATCCCGAACTGACGGAGGCGGACATCCGGGCCGCCCGCCCGGACGCTGTTTTTCTGTCCTCCGAACCGTATCCGTTTGGCGAAAAACACCGGGCCGAGCTGCGCGCCCTTTGCCCGGAAGCGGAAATTCTGCTCGTGGACGGCGAACTCTTCAGCTGGTACGGGAGCCGACTGCGGCACTCGGTGGCCTATTTTCAGGAATTAAGGCACCGGCTGGGATTGCCTTAG
- a CDS encoding response regulator transcription factor — protein MANVLLIEDEPALGMIMRDSLEVRGFSVQYALDGEEGLRLFYESPPDIVVADIMMPKLDGFTLAERIRQENAQVPIIFLTARSQTADVVRGFELGGNDYLKKPFSMDELIVRMKALLNRNTGPIAPSAGKLAIGRYQFDYPKQKLVLNGQEVLLSYREAELLNRLYEQRNRVLERSAVLLDLWGDDSFFNGRSLDVFITKLRRYLKDDPQVQIVNVRGIGYKLIV, from the coding sequence ATGGCTAACGTTCTGCTGATCGAAGACGAACCCGCGCTGGGAATGATCATGCGCGACAGCCTCGAAGTACGCGGCTTTTCGGTGCAATATGCCCTGGACGGGGAGGAAGGATTGCGCCTGTTCTACGAAAGCCCGCCGGATATTGTCGTGGCCGACATCATGATGCCCAAACTCGACGGGTTCACCCTCGCCGAGCGTATCCGGCAGGAAAACGCCCAGGTGCCGATCATCTTTCTGACGGCCCGTTCCCAGACCGCCGACGTGGTGCGCGGCTTCGAACTGGGCGGCAACGATTACCTGAAAAAGCCTTTCAGCATGGACGAACTCATCGTCCGGATGAAAGCCCTGCTGAACCGGAATACCGGGCCCATAGCCCCGTCCGCCGGGAAGCTGGCGATTGGCCGCTACCAGTTCGATTATCCAAAACAGAAGCTGGTCCTCAACGGGCAGGAAGTACTGCTCTCGTACCGCGAAGCCGAACTGCTGAACCGGCTGTACGAACAGCGCAACCGGGTGCTCGAACGTTCGGCCGTGCTGCTGGACCTCTGGGGCGACGACAGCTTCTTCAACGGCCGGAGCCTGGATGTGTTCATCACCAAACTCCGGCGGTATCTGAAAGACGACCCGCAGGTCCAGATCGTGAACGTGCGGGGCATCGGGTACAAGCTGATTGTGTGA
- a CDS encoding sensor histidine kinase produces MKNRIRSIFLLMTVCILGINVFQGYWLYTTYQMQLRQFSRAVREALYQTVQKQQLSEAQVLFDHRGPGERPKRIVMRGFERSEDGEEPLETILDHPVRDRIFVRRTDDSMTTQVRYPDGKTERFVISRKMSHQFRRDTVVSDTLARRISRMLLLNWAGDGKLNLARLDSLYRLELQARDIAVDYALDTLRFKPRAGRVVIAHFHDEPKEGYAVLTPPVPVNPVQGQFVQASFKRPTYYLMRKMGWLSAGSVLLLILTTGCFLYMLSTILKQKKLSEIKNDFINNMTHELKTPIATVSAAVEAMQHFGALNDPKRTEAYLNISRAELQRLSDLVEKVLNMAVEERQEMTLNPEWVRPSELISQLVDNHRLKAEKAVQFEVDRPADDEPVWVDRFHLVNALNNLIDNAIKYSKEAVTIRIASRSEENIWRLSVQDNGIGIPKAYQEAIFDRFFRVPTGNLHPVKGFGLGLSYVRQVVERHGGQIEVSSEPGVGSEFVLLIPEKGDSGMVGVRKFRLYK; encoded by the coding sequence ATGAAAAACCGCATCCGCTCCATCTTTCTGCTGATGACCGTTTGTATCCTCGGAATCAATGTGTTCCAGGGCTACTGGCTGTACACGACCTACCAGATGCAGCTTCGGCAGTTTAGCCGGGCGGTGCGGGAGGCGCTGTACCAGACGGTCCAGAAACAGCAGCTTTCGGAGGCGCAGGTTCTCTTCGACCACCGGGGGCCGGGCGAACGGCCCAAACGGATCGTGATGCGCGGCTTCGAACGGTCGGAGGACGGGGAGGAGCCGCTGGAAACGATCTTGGACCATCCAGTCCGGGACCGCATTTTTGTTCGGCGGACGGATGACTCCATGACCACGCAGGTCCGCTACCCCGACGGGAAAACGGAGCGGTTCGTTATTTCGCGGAAAATGAGCCACCAGTTTCGGCGCGATACCGTCGTGTCGGACACGCTGGCGCGGCGGATTTCCCGGATGCTGCTCCTCAACTGGGCCGGGGACGGTAAGCTGAACCTGGCGCGGCTGGATTCGCTCTACCGGCTGGAATTGCAGGCGCGGGACATTGCGGTGGATTACGCGCTCGATACGCTCCGGTTCAAACCCCGCGCCGGTCGGGTGGTGATCGCCCATTTTCACGACGAGCCCAAAGAAGGCTACGCCGTCCTGACGCCGCCGGTGCCGGTCAACCCGGTGCAGGGGCAGTTTGTGCAGGCTTCGTTCAAACGGCCGACCTATTACCTGATGCGGAAAATGGGCTGGCTTTCGGCCGGTTCGGTGCTGCTGCTGATTCTGACCACGGGCTGCTTTCTGTACATGCTTTCGACCATTCTGAAACAGAAAAAGCTTTCCGAAATCAAGAACGATTTCATCAACAACATGACCCACGAGCTTAAAACGCCGATTGCGACGGTGTCGGCGGCCGTGGAAGCCATGCAGCATTTTGGAGCCCTCAACGACCCCAAACGCACCGAAGCGTACCTGAACATTTCCCGGGCCGAACTCCAGCGGCTGTCTGATCTGGTCGAGAAAGTGCTGAACATGGCCGTCGAGGAACGGCAGGAAATGACGCTGAACCCCGAATGGGTCCGGCCTTCGGAACTCATCAGCCAGCTTGTCGATAACCACCGGCTCAAGGCGGAGAAGGCCGTGCAGTTTGAGGTGGACCGGCCCGCGGACGACGAGCCGGTCTGGGTGGATCGTTTTCACCTCGTCAACGCGCTGAACAACCTCATCGACAATGCCATCAAGTATTCGAAGGAAGCGGTGACGATCCGGATTGCCAGCCGGAGCGAGGAAAACATCTGGCGGCTTTCGGTGCAGGACAACGGCATCGGCATTCCCAAAGCGTACCAGGAGGCCATTTTCGACCGCTTTTTCCGCGTCCCGACCGGCAATCTGCACCCGGTGAAAGGCTTTGGACTCGGCCTGTCGTACGTGCGGCAGGTCGTCGAGCGGCATGGCGGGCAGATCGAGGTCAGCAGCGAACCGGGCGTAGGCAGCGAGTTTGTCCTGCTGATTCCCGAAAAGGGCGACTCGGGGATGGTAGGCGTCCGGAAGTTTCGACTTTACAAATGA